Proteins from a genomic interval of Candidatus Bathyarchaeota archaeon:
- a CDS encoding N-glycosylase/DNA lyase, with amino-acid sequence MFIRRNRVEAVAEAFSLMGYEGLIRFDSKEPEYATIKTLYEHGLSPEFLALTVVCAGVNDFQLGAGGAEAYWSSLTEIVSRNLSNIRSVEDVRRVMEEHLKEPVCKRLITLRRERLRRFFGSGFPKWLMSNLDKARGDPRGFWIRLAQSLNNELKQKTVVFTVKVFDLFNLVVYGEYLSLPYDIPIPVDVHVARVALSSGIVGDVKEELVRRAWAMVAEGMSKRWRIHVSLLRLDSLVWQIGKIMSRQRFERASCKDAIIRYLSRELKIPSEHARAIAEEMMYNIEILREIHL; translated from the coding sequence ATGTTCATCCGTCGTAATAGGGTTGAAGCAGTCGCCGAGGCCTTTAGCTTGATGGGATACGAAGGGTTGATTAGGTTTGACTCTAAGGAGCCGGAGTATGCGACGATTAAAACTCTTTACGAGCATGGTTTGAGCCCTGAGTTCCTTGCCCTTACTGTGGTGTGTGCTGGTGTAAACGATTTCCAGCTTGGAGCTGGGGGAGCCGAAGCGTATTGGAGTTCTCTGACCGAGATCGTGTCGAGGAATCTGTCAAACATACGTTCTGTGGAGGATGTTAGGAGAGTTATGGAGGAGCATCTAAAGGAGCCTGTGTGTAAGAGGCTGATTACTCTTAGACGTGAAAGGCTTAGACGTTTCTTTGGTTCAGGCTTCCCGAAGTGGCTTATGAGCAACCTAGACAAGGCTAGAGGCGATCCACGTGGCTTCTGGATCAGGCTGGCTCAGTCTTTGAACAACGAGCTAAAGCAGAAGACTGTAGTCTTCACTGTTAAAGTGTTTGACCTGTTCAATCTAGTGGTCTACGGAGAATACCTATCTCTTCCATACGATATACCGATACCCGTAGACGTGCACGTGGCCAGGGTAGCTTTATCCTCAGGCATAGTAGGAGACGTAAAAGAAGAGTTAGTGAGAAGAGCCTGGGCTATGGTCGCCGAAGGCATGAGTAAGAGATGGAGAATACACGTGTCGCTCCTTAGATTAGACAGCTTAGTATGGCAGATAGGAAAAATCATGAGCCGACAACGCTTTGAAAGAGCCTCTTGCAAAGATGCTATAATACGATATCTTTCAAGAGAACTTAAGATACCGAGCGAGCATGCCAGAGCCATAGCTGAGGAGATGATGTACAATATCGAGATTTTACGAGAAATCCATCTGTGA